From a single Arthrobacter sp. SLBN-112 genomic region:
- a CDS encoding pectinesterase family protein encodes MAAILPSRRTVLTALALTAGAAAFPGTGMANALSQAGADPTKPRTKPVIFVVGDSTSSAYQQSERPRAGWGQALPLLLGPQASVFDYAWSGASSKSFADAGLLDRVLALMQAGDYLLISFGHNDEKVADPARGTLPDTTFKEYLGRYIDGARERGGIPVLVTPVERRRFDSFGNAKDSHGAYPQAVRELAAASGTPLVDLTASSKELWQQLGPEGTKSQFLFLAPGEHPQYPQGSEDNTHFQAAGAVAVARLVARELQSKEIVPPGYFLNIDAVADPLLDMYWPAERPIDLPVTLDVGPGRTFATVQTAVDSVPPGSLQRTVIRIQPGTYREAVRVPADKPRISFIGQGGRPEDVLLVFNNASGTPKPDGSGNFGTSGSASVRIDGPDFVARNLTISNDFDEAANMGMKDRQAVALHITGDRSALSNVRLLGNQDTLLVNSPGTGVQARFYFEGCYVEGDVDFIFGRGTAVFSGCEIKSLDRGSTTNNGYVTAGSQDLSIPYGYLFDQCRLVSDAARDTVHLGRPWHPSGDPKAVAQVLVRDSWLGAHISGTPRTDMSGFSWREARFHEYNNRGPGAQVTPDRPQLPGAEAGKYTVRKYLQGTDGWAPQLAGTGADCSAVPAEVAA; translated from the coding sequence ATGGCTGCCATCCTGCCCAGCCGCCGCACCGTCCTGACGGCACTGGCACTCACCGCCGGGGCCGCTGCCTTCCCGGGAACGGGCATGGCGAACGCACTCTCCCAAGCCGGCGCCGACCCCACCAAGCCGCGCACCAAGCCCGTCATCTTCGTGGTCGGGGACTCGACGTCGTCGGCCTACCAGCAGTCCGAGCGTCCCCGCGCCGGCTGGGGACAGGCCCTGCCGCTCCTATTGGGCCCGCAGGCAAGCGTCTTTGACTATGCGTGGTCCGGCGCCTCCTCCAAGAGCTTCGCCGACGCCGGACTGCTGGACCGGGTGCTGGCCCTGATGCAGGCGGGTGACTACCTGCTGATCTCTTTCGGCCACAACGACGAAAAAGTGGCGGACCCGGCCCGCGGAACGCTCCCCGACACCACCTTCAAGGAGTACCTGGGAAGGTACATCGACGGGGCCAGGGAGCGCGGGGGCATACCTGTGCTGGTCACGCCGGTGGAACGCCGCCGCTTCGACTCGTTCGGCAATGCCAAGGACTCCCACGGAGCGTATCCGCAGGCCGTCCGGGAGCTCGCCGCCGCATCCGGCACTCCCCTGGTGGACCTCACGGCGTCCTCCAAGGAACTCTGGCAGCAGCTGGGGCCGGAAGGAACCAAGTCGCAGTTCCTCTTCCTGGCTCCCGGTGAGCACCCGCAGTATCCGCAGGGCTCGGAGGACAATACACACTTCCAGGCTGCCGGGGCGGTAGCCGTGGCCCGCCTGGTGGCGCGCGAACTGCAGTCCAAGGAGATCGTGCCGCCGGGCTACTTCCTGAACATCGACGCGGTCGCGGACCCCCTGCTGGACATGTACTGGCCCGCCGAGCGGCCCATCGACCTTCCGGTGACGCTCGACGTCGGCCCCGGCCGGACGTTCGCGACAGTTCAGACGGCCGTTGATTCCGTCCCTCCGGGCAGCCTCCAGCGGACGGTCATCAGGATCCAGCCCGGCACCTACCGGGAGGCCGTCCGGGTTCCGGCGGACAAGCCGCGGATCTCCTTCATCGGTCAGGGCGGGCGGCCGGAGGACGTGCTGCTGGTCTTCAACAACGCGTCCGGCACGCCCAAGCCGGACGGCAGCGGGAACTTCGGCACCTCCGGCAGCGCGTCCGTCCGCATTGACGGGCCGGACTTCGTGGCGCGGAACCTGACCATCAGCAACGATTTCGATGAGGCCGCCAACATGGGGATGAAGGACCGCCAGGCCGTGGCGCTGCACATCACCGGGGACCGTTCGGCGCTGTCCAACGTCAGGCTGCTGGGCAACCAGGACACCCTGCTGGTGAACTCACCGGGGACAGGCGTCCAGGCCCGGTTCTACTTCGAGGGCTGCTACGTGGAGGGCGACGTGGACTTCATCTTTGGCCGCGGAACTGCCGTCTTCAGCGGCTGCGAGATCAAGTCGCTGGACCGCGGCTCCACCACCAACAACGGATATGTGACCGCGGGCAGCCAGGACCTGTCCATCCCGTACGGCTACCTCTTTGACCAGTGCCGGCTCGTCTCGGATGCCGCGAGGGATACCGTCCATCTCGGCCGGCCGTGGCATCCCAGCGGTGACCCGAAAGCCGTTGCCCAGGTCCTGGTGCGGGATTCCTGGCTGGGCGCGCATATTTCCGGAACGCCGCGGACGGACATGAGCGGCTTCTCCTGGCGGGAGGCACGGTTCCACGAGTACAACAACCGCGGCCCGGGCGCGCAGGTTACCCCCGACCGTCCGCAGTTGCCCGGGGCCGAGGCGGGCAAGTACACGGTCAGGAAGTACCTGCAGGGAACGGACGGGTGGGCGCCGCAGCTCGCCGGTACCGGGGCGGACTGCAGCGCGGTGCCGGCGGAGGTGGCTGCCTAG
- a CDS encoding VOC family protein — translation MLTIGTIVLGVNHVAAATKFWQEAIGYVPREPGDDTWVTLVPASGPGAALSLMLSETPVQAYPRIHLDLYADDQDAEVERLVSLGAKHVDWDMYPDDPDFVVLEDPDGNRFCVIDKSPQ, via the coding sequence ATGTTGACCATTGGAACCATCGTCCTCGGCGTCAACCACGTTGCCGCCGCCACCAAGTTCTGGCAGGAGGCCATCGGCTATGTCCCCCGGGAACCCGGTGACGACACGTGGGTGACCCTGGTGCCGGCGTCGGGCCCGGGCGCGGCACTGTCCCTCATGCTCAGCGAAACCCCGGTCCAGGCCTATCCGCGGATCCATCTGGATCTGTACGCGGATGACCAGGATGCGGAGGTGGAGCGGTTGGTATCCCTCGGAGCCAAACACGTGGACTGGGACATGTACCCGGACGACCCCGACTTCGTGGTCCTGGAGGATCCGGACGGAAACCGGTTCTGCGTGATCGACAAGAGTCCGCAGTAG
- a CDS encoding DUF427 domain-containing protein, which yields MVRAIWNGKVIAESADTVVVEGNHYFPRDAVNAGYLRDSDKNTFCPWKGQASYHTLEVDGRRNDAAAWYYPDPKDKARHIEDRIAFWRGVTIED from the coding sequence ATGGTCAGGGCTATCTGGAACGGAAAAGTCATCGCCGAGTCCGCGGACACCGTGGTGGTGGAGGGCAACCACTACTTCCCGCGCGACGCCGTCAACGCCGGCTACCTGCGGGACAGCGACAAGAACACCTTCTGCCCATGGAAAGGCCAGGCCAGCTACCACACGCTGGAAGTGGACGGCCGGCGGAACGACGCCGCTGCCTGGTACTACCCCGACCCCAAGGACAAGGCCAGGCACATCGAGGACCGGATCGCCTTCTGGCGCGGTGTCACCATTGAGGACTAG
- a CDS encoding patatin-like phospholipase family protein, with protein sequence MNSTPSSTPHPTSTAASGRALVLGGGGSTGNAWLIGVLAGLAEANLDVTDADLVIGTSAGSTAAAQIAGAAATELYAAVLDPHPTASPGSTTGPAPSRPVSDHLERTGRIIASSKDAGDMRRRMGVLAMDLAAAHDPTARWRETVAARLPIRNWPNHKLFITAVDAHSGEPAVFDSSSGVDLVDAVAASCASGFAYGIGDRRYIDGGYRRNENADLASGFARVLVLSPFGGRTRMPLEWGMQLAAQVEELRARGSRVETVFPDGEAEHLFGANAMDFSLRPAAARAGHRQGEMLAQQLTDFWCRSAEIPVLQRASQKNKSA encoded by the coding sequence ATGAACTCAACACCCTCTTCAACTCCGCACCCCACCTCAACAGCGGCCTCTGGGCGCGCGCTGGTCCTCGGCGGCGGCGGATCAACCGGCAATGCGTGGCTGATCGGTGTCCTCGCCGGGTTGGCCGAGGCCAACCTGGATGTGACGGACGCGGACCTGGTCATCGGCACCTCGGCCGGGTCCACCGCCGCGGCCCAGATCGCCGGTGCTGCGGCCACTGAACTCTATGCCGCAGTCCTGGACCCGCACCCGACGGCTTCGCCAGGATCCACCACTGGACCCGCTCCTTCCAGGCCGGTGTCTGACCACCTGGAGCGGACGGGCAGGATCATCGCCTCATCGAAAGACGCGGGGGACATGCGCCGCCGGATGGGGGTGCTGGCCATGGATCTGGCCGCGGCCCATGACCCGACCGCACGTTGGCGCGAGACTGTGGCCGCGCGGCTGCCAATCCGAAATTGGCCGAACCACAAGCTGTTCATCACGGCCGTCGATGCCCACAGCGGCGAACCGGCAGTGTTCGACAGCAGCAGTGGCGTGGATCTGGTGGACGCCGTCGCCGCCAGCTGTGCCAGCGGGTTCGCCTACGGGATCGGGGACAGGCGCTATATCGACGGCGGCTACCGGCGCAACGAGAACGCGGACCTTGCGTCGGGGTTCGCGCGAGTCCTGGTGCTCTCGCCCTTCGGCGGCAGGACCCGGATGCCGCTGGAGTGGGGCATGCAACTCGCCGCGCAGGTGGAGGAGCTGCGGGCGCGCGGGAGCAGGGTGGAAACGGTCTTCCCGGACGGAGAAGCTGAACACTTATTCGGCGCCAATGCGATGGACTTTTCCCTGCGTCCGGCCGCGGCACGGGCGGGGCACCGCCAAGGTGAAATGCTTGCGCAACAGCTCACCGATTTCTGGTGCAGATCAGCCGAGATCCCGGTACTTCAGAGGGCTAGCCAAAAAAATAAAAGCGCGTAG
- a CDS encoding GNAT family N-acetyltransferase — protein MISIDRDSPTRDDVHLLLSEHLADMFATSPAESVHALDHSALSAPSITFWTAREDGNLLGCCALKLLGSPTGPARHGEIKSMRTTATARGRGVATLMLRHILDEARARNLEHVYLETGTEDYFAPARRLYARHGFTECPPFADYVLDPNSVFMELRL, from the coding sequence ATGATTTCCATAGACCGGGACAGCCCCACGCGTGACGACGTCCACCTCCTGCTCAGCGAGCACCTGGCAGACATGTTTGCTACCTCCCCGGCCGAGAGCGTCCACGCCCTGGACCACTCGGCGCTGTCCGCCCCCTCGATCACATTCTGGACGGCCCGGGAGGACGGCAACCTGCTGGGGTGCTGCGCCCTCAAGCTCCTGGGCTCCCCCACCGGCCCGGCAAGGCACGGTGAGATCAAGTCCATGCGCACCACGGCAACCGCGCGGGGACGTGGCGTTGCCACCCTCATGCTCCGGCATATCCTGGACGAAGCCCGGGCCCGGAACCTTGAGCACGTCTATCTGGAGACGGGAACCGAGGACTACTTCGCGCCCGCACGCCGCCTTTATGCCCGGCACGGTTTCACCGAGTGCCCGCCGTTCGCCGACTACGTCCTGGACCCCAACAGCGTCTTCATGGAGCTTCGCCTCTAG
- a CDS encoding NYN domain-containing protein codes for MNEALPPTRRPGIRAAMFVDFDNVFTGLQAIDPEAAKRFAEDPKHWAEALSAGDSGKSARRFLIRNCYLNPTVYSKYRTYWTRAGFRVIDCPSLTQRGKSSTDINLVLDAMDALSGSVGIEEFFLASADADFTSLIQRFRAADRMTTVIAAGAVAFAYREMADHVVESHDFVAILNGTAGEPIHAVAPGNQRQAPAASKTKTKAASPGVREVLEFVRAAPGPVVGAMVAHRALAADPSLKTDWGGFGRFGTWVSQIGKDIEYSSVQGGWVWDAKRFSLEDLPAPADKQPGVEEQVTRVTDVPALSAAQFRQIFQSMAARLGEHPANRTELSRQVRDDCVSAGEPVSRNAVSFVLQGLSYAGFPLSDEATSAQLAIAWTRYVEELCRVALLEFDAAEQLAVRRWASGGLLDT; via the coding sequence ATGAATGAGGCGCTCCCACCCACCCGCCGGCCCGGCATACGTGCTGCAATGTTCGTTGACTTCGATAATGTCTTCACCGGCCTGCAGGCCATCGATCCGGAGGCGGCGAAGCGTTTCGCGGAGGACCCCAAGCATTGGGCCGAAGCACTGTCAGCTGGCGACTCTGGCAAGAGCGCCCGCCGCTTCCTGATCCGCAACTGCTACCTGAACCCGACGGTGTACTCGAAGTACCGGACCTACTGGACCCGCGCCGGATTCCGCGTGATCGACTGCCCGTCACTGACACAGCGGGGTAAAAGCAGCACTGACATCAACCTGGTACTTGATGCCATGGACGCGCTCTCTGGAAGCGTCGGCATCGAAGAGTTCTTTCTCGCTTCTGCGGATGCGGACTTCACATCGCTGATACAGCGGTTCCGCGCCGCCGACCGGATGACCACGGTGATAGCGGCCGGCGCCGTGGCCTTTGCGTACCGGGAGATGGCGGACCACGTGGTGGAGTCCCACGACTTCGTTGCCATCCTCAACGGCACCGCGGGCGAACCCATTCACGCGGTTGCCCCCGGGAATCAACGCCAGGCCCCCGCCGCAAGCAAGACCAAAACAAAGGCGGCTTCGCCGGGTGTCCGGGAGGTGCTGGAGTTCGTCCGCGCCGCCCCGGGTCCGGTAGTCGGTGCGATGGTTGCTCACCGTGCCCTCGCAGCAGATCCTTCCCTGAAGACGGACTGGGGCGGTTTTGGACGATTTGGAACGTGGGTCTCACAAATTGGCAAGGACATCGAGTATTCGTCGGTGCAGGGCGGCTGGGTTTGGGACGCAAAGCGGTTTTCACTTGAAGATCTTCCGGCTCCTGCTGACAAGCAGCCCGGCGTTGAAGAGCAAGTTACGCGGGTAACGGATGTCCCGGCCCTCTCGGCCGCCCAGTTCCGGCAAATCTTCCAGTCCATGGCGGCCCGGCTCGGCGAGCATCCGGCCAACCGCACCGAGCTGTCACGACAGGTTCGGGATGATTGCGTCAGCGCGGGCGAGCCCGTGTCCCGTAACGCCGTGAGTTTCGTGCTGCAGGGCCTCTCCTACGCCGGCTTCCCGCTCAGTGATGAGGCAACGTCAGCCCAGCTGGCAATTGCCTGGACACGGTACGTTGAGGAACTGTGCCGGGTTGCGTTGTTGGAGTTCGACGCGGCTGAGCAGCTCGCGGTCCGGCGTTGGGCCAGCGGCGGGCTGTTGGATACCTAG
- a CDS encoding SRPBCC family protein produces the protein MEHVEETVDVAVPVHTAYNQWTQFESFPRFMSGVESVTQLTDTTNHWVTKVGGVQREFDTEIVDQEPDDRIAWRSTDGKSHAGIIRFTPLDANHTKVKVHFEWAPETATEKAGAALKIDEMQVKADMRKFKDFIESRGTETGGWRGEVKDTGPTGQF, from the coding sequence ATGGAACACGTAGAAGAGACCGTTGACGTCGCTGTACCGGTGCACACCGCGTACAACCAGTGGACCCAGTTCGAATCCTTTCCACGGTTCATGTCCGGCGTGGAATCCGTAACCCAGCTGACCGACACCACCAACCACTGGGTAACCAAGGTGGGTGGTGTCCAGCGCGAATTCGACACCGAAATAGTCGACCAGGAGCCGGACGACCGCATCGCCTGGCGCAGCACCGACGGCAAGTCCCACGCCGGAATCATCAGGTTCACGCCGCTGGATGCCAACCACACCAAGGTCAAGGTCCACTTCGAATGGGCGCCGGAAACCGCCACCGAAAAAGCCGGCGCGGCCCTGAAGATCGACGAGATGCAGGTGAAGGCGGACATGCGGAAGTTCAAGGACTTCATCGAATCACGCGGTACCGAAACCGGCGGCTGGCGCGGCGAAGTCAAGGACACCGGCCCCACCGGACAGTTCTAG